GCGGATTCCATACTGAACGCTACATAGGTTTTTGGGGTGGGTATTCCTGCTTTAGATAGCTGTAGCGATGTTAGAAGTTTATCTCCACACAATAAAGATGTGTTAAAGGAGTTAATCACAGAAATGCCCTTTGATTCTAACATTGCAGAAAAATGCAAACCTCTAAAATAACCAATGCATCTCTGCAGAACCATATCTCCAAATTTATCAATTTTTTTACTTGAAAGATCAACTGGAAAAGATTTGGCGTCTATAAGCTCTGCTTTAATACCTTTTTCCTTAGCTTTGTCTCGTAGAGTCTTCTCTTCCCATCTAATTCTATCGTACAAAATAGAAAGTATGAATGACAAATCTTTATTCTACTCTCCCCAGTCTTCAGCGACAACCTCAGCTGGTTTAAGTTTTATCTCTTTTTTCTCGTTGAAGCTAACCTCAAATTCCTCTCCACAATCTTGACAACTTATAATCTCTCCATCCATGACATCATCTGGGATTTCTACGTCTCCATCACACTCTGGGCATTTACAAGAAACCATTTAACAATACCTAAAATTAAAGTTTCTTTAGATCTTTTAGACTTTTTTTGAAGTTCTTTAATTAAATAGGCTATTTTATAAATGTTTTGTTGAAATTAGAAAGTATATTTAACCAATATTTGAAATAAATAATTTCCGATAGTCTTCAAACCAATGAAAAACTAAATAACTCATAGACGAGTTGTAAATAAGTCTAAAAGATTATTGAGTGAACAAAATTTGGCTAGTTTAAAAGACGCAATATTAC
This genomic stretch from Candidatus Bathyarchaeota archaeon harbors:
- a CDS encoding RimK family alpha-L-glutamate ligase, translating into MSFILSILYDRIRWEEKTLRDKAKEKGIKAELIDAKSFPVDLSSKKIDKFGDMVLQRCIGYFRGLHFSAMLESKGISVINSFNTSLLCGDKLLTSLQLSKAGIPTPKTYVAFSMESALDAISKIGYPVVIKPIIGSWGRLISLVKDSESAEAVFEHREMMNNSLLKIYYIQEFVKRPPRDIRIISMDDEAV
- the lysW/argW gene encoding alpha-aminoadipate/glutamate carrier protein LysW/ArgW, translating into MVSCKCPECDGDVEIPDDVMDGEIISCQDCGEEFEVSFNEKKEIKLKPAEVVAEDWGE